GAATGCACAATAAAAAGGGAAAGCAAAAAACTCTCGCCTTCCCTTCATTCATGTGAGCCCATATGAGCCTATTGATAAGTTTTCTAAAATGCTGGTATTTGCAGAAATCCACAATTCTTCAAAAGTAAGGTCATCCTTTTCCTATTCATTCGAGAGATTTTGTATAAATTGCCCTTCAATCATAGTGATTTCAACCTGCAATTATAAGCACACGGTCATTCTTCTATCAGCTCATGTTCTGCCAACTTCGTCTTGCCAGCCTTATAATCTTCCAACTTGCGCTCCAGATAACGGATATTGCTATCAGAATAAAACGAGTCGGGAGCAGCAGACACTTCAGCTTTCTTTGCTCTTACAGCTCTTATTAAAGTACTTTTACTTATACCAACCGCAGCAGCGGCCTCCTTATATGATTTCTCACCCTTGAGAATCATATCGACCGCAGCCTCCTTCCTAGCTTTGTCAATTGGTGGCCTGCCTTCTCTAAACCCTGCCTTGGTTCTAGCAATGGCTTTCCCTGCCTGTGTCCGCTCTACAATCATGTCCCTTTCAAACTCTGCAAAGGCCAGTAATATGTGAAGCATGAGCCTGCCTTGTGGCCGCTCATCTACCTCCCCCATATTGAGGATATTGACACGGATACCCTTGTCTGTAAGTTCCTTGATAAGCGTGGCTCCTTCTGTGGCAGACCTTGCCAACCTATCCAGCTTTGTAACCATCAGTGTATCACCGATATTGAGCCGTGCCAGCAGTGCATCCAGCTGTGGCCGCTCCGTAGTTGTCCCTGTGTATTGTTCCTCTATGACTTCATCACAGCCTCTATCCATAAGCTGCTGCCGTTGTTCTGCAAGACTGTTCCCCTTTACCTGGCCCCGAGTAGAAACCCGAGCATATCCATAAAACATACGCTTCCCCCTTATATAATCAACATTGACAATAATTTTTCGGCGTTTTGGCTGAAAATTTTTCCTATAGTTGGCCGTTTTTTAACCCCGGAGTTGGCAATAGCTATCTTTATGACCATAAGTTTTGATATATTGTCATAGCCTGATTTTACATTGCTCCTCTGTCGGTGTCAATACTTGTAAGTTTTGACTATTAAGAGGAAATTTGTACACCTTCCAGCTTTATTCTTTCTCTTTCTTTCTCTCTTAAAATGAGAAAGAAAGAGAAAGCGAAAGAACCAAGAGAACGTTGATATCGAATACAATTATAATGTTTGCATTTACAAACATTTAGCCTTATAATGTTTATAAATACAGACATTAAGAAGGAGGAGAAAATCGATAATGGGCAAAAAGATAGTCCTTACACCAAGCATCCAAAGAATCCTTCAGCGTATGGGAGAGCAAATCAAACTGGCCCGCCTACGCCGTAATATATCTATGGAAATAGTTGCCGAACGTTCCGGTTTGGGCAGGACAACCGTTTGGGCCATCGAAAAAGGCAGCCCTTCTGTTTCCATGGGAGCCTACGCAAAGGTCCTACATGCTATTGAAGGAATGGATAAAGACTTGCTGCTGATTTGCAAGGACGATGCTAAAGGCCGCTTGATACAAGACTTAAACTTAACTGTTGCCCGTAGGGCACCAAAGAGGAAGAAAGATGAATAATAAGACGATATACTGCTACTTGGACGATTACTACCGCGGTCAAATCCACCTTGGAAATTTATATG
This genomic stretch from Selenomonas ruminantium subsp. lactilytica TAM6421 harbors:
- a CDS encoding recombinase family protein; translation: MFYGYARVSTRGQVKGNSLAEQRQQLMDRGCDEVIEEQYTGTTTERPQLDALLARLNIGDTLMVTKLDRLARSATEGATLIKELTDKGIRVNILNMGEVDERPQGRLMLHILLAFAEFERDMIVERTQAGKAIARTKAGFREGRPPIDKARKEAAVDMILKGEKSYKEAAAAVGISKSTLIRAVRAKKAEVSAAPDSFYSDSNIRYLERKLEDYKAGKTKLAEHELIEE
- a CDS encoding helix-turn-helix domain-containing protein; translated protein: MGKKIVLTPSIQRILQRMGEQIKLARLRRNISMEIVAERSGLGRTTVWAIEKGSPSVSMGAYAKVLHAIEGMDKDLLLICKDDAKGRLIQDLNLTVARRAPKRKKDE